One Acetomicrobium thermoterrenum DSM 13490 DNA window includes the following coding sequences:
- a CDS encoding RsmB/NOP family class I SAM-dependent RNA methyltransferase: MKGVEAALAIWEETRKGLFLSQVLRRFGEDLPEGERKLASTLVYCAMRRYNLWVEILRSFLRRPFETLQAETRDILILGCAGLLEIKHFVPQSLVNAFVEATKKKNPADAALVNAVLRKIASDGREKLEELKNSPNQINQALFWGLPQWIARRWMESWGQDLAKKLFVSQLIKPYLSFRLSPRTDPGEMGEKFFEEGVKSWRSPYFNYVLRSNSFGHPPSMLGYNEGLWTPQTESSIFVSDKVLSLSSSLGKRKILDMCAGRGIKAGHILERAQDVTIEAWDLSKNRVYAGRRELRRLGVQNRSIWKVGDSLKLAPEEAPEIVLLDAPCSGSGTWGRHPEGKWRLSPGKLSSYSDLQRDLLERAIGMVTTGGIVVYSTCSVFREENERVIGEALCSNPDIIEIEIEGGGFPLQRGRPFGYYLLPGSPWVDGFFLCILMKR, encoded by the coding sequence GTGAAGGGTGTTGAGGCGGCCTTAGCGATATGGGAGGAAACTCGTAAAGGCTTGTTTCTCTCACAGGTTCTGAGACGATTCGGGGAAGATTTGCCTGAAGGTGAACGCAAGTTGGCTTCTACATTGGTCTATTGTGCAATGCGCCGCTACAATCTTTGGGTAGAGATACTAAGATCTTTTTTGAGAAGGCCCTTTGAGACTTTGCAGGCTGAAACTCGTGACATCTTAATCTTGGGTTGTGCCGGTTTGTTGGAGATTAAACACTTCGTTCCGCAGTCATTGGTAAATGCCTTTGTGGAGGCGACTAAAAAGAAGAATCCGGCTGATGCCGCTCTGGTCAACGCCGTCCTTCGCAAGATTGCATCCGATGGCAGAGAGAAGTTAGAGGAGTTGAAAAATAGCCCAAACCAAATAAATCAGGCTTTATTCTGGGGTTTACCGCAATGGATAGCTAGGCGATGGATGGAGAGTTGGGGGCAGGATCTGGCCAAGAAGCTATTTGTATCACAGCTGATAAAACCCTATCTCTCTTTTAGGCTGTCTCCTCGGACTGATCCTGGGGAAATGGGCGAGAAGTTTTTTGAAGAGGGTGTGAAAAGCTGGAGGTCTCCATATTTTAACTATGTTCTCAGAAGCAATTCCTTTGGGCATCCCCCTTCGATGCTAGGCTACAACGAGGGCCTGTGGACGCCTCAAACTGAATCGTCAATTTTTGTTTCCGACAAAGTACTGTCTCTGTCTTCGTCGCTGGGAAAAAGGAAGATATTGGATATGTGTGCCGGACGGGGTATAAAAGCCGGACATATTTTGGAAAGAGCGCAAGACGTGACAATCGAAGCCTGGGATCTTTCAAAAAACAGAGTATATGCGGGACGCAGAGAGCTTCGGAGGTTGGGCGTGCAGAACAGATCCATATGGAAGGTTGGAGATTCTCTCAAATTAGCGCCAGAAGAGGCACCCGAAATAGTGTTGTTAGATGCTCCCTGCTCCGGAAGCGGGACTTGGGGCAGGCATCCGGAAGGCAAATGGAGGCTTTCTCCGGGAAAGTTATCCTCATATTCGGATCTTCAAAGGGATTTGTTGGAACGTGCTATCGGCATGGTAACTACCGGGGGAATTGTCGTTTACAGCACCTGTAGCGTCTTTAGAGAAGAAAACGAAAGGGTAATAGGCGAGGCCCTTTGCTCTAACCCCGATATCATAGAAATTGAGATAGAGGGAGGAGGGTTCCCTTTACAGAGGGGGCGACCCTTTGGTTATTACTTGTTGCCCGGGAGTCCTTGGGTGGATGGTTTCTTTTTATGTATTTTAATGAAACGCTGA
- a CDS encoding DUF6391 domain-containing protein, which translates to MPILLLFLILLFVAPWAFGLLLVFFLIFLLVFIPLGFAAQSFIWLIVGPGQLLRILFNKKVRRNHALEHATVNVIEENYGPTNIAGMAYENGFTLKGVMDPHLVLAAAREGLYRMSRGERKLAVHPRCGTTIVVTNTVAAAVFVGFLFLTGHLSLFSILLAILCAHAFGAFFSKIAQYYITTSQDVSGMTIDGIEVRSNPMNFLGMKFMMPSELFISTRQPEDGLSVEVVD; encoded by the coding sequence ATGCCGATTTTATTGTTATTTTTAATATTATTGTTCGTGGCTCCCTGGGCTTTTGGGTTATTGTTGGTTTTTTTCCTCATATTTCTATTGGTATTTATTCCCCTGGGTTTTGCCGCTCAATCTTTTATATGGTTAATCGTGGGCCCGGGACAGTTGTTGCGTATATTGTTTAACAAAAAAGTCAGGCGAAACCATGCCCTGGAACATGCTACTGTTAACGTCATTGAAGAGAATTATGGTCCAACCAATATTGCGGGGATGGCTTATGAGAACGGATTTACCTTGAAAGGTGTTATGGATCCTCATTTAGTGTTGGCAGCAGCGAGGGAAGGGTTGTACAGGATGAGTCGTGGCGAGAGAAAATTGGCCGTGCATCCAAGGTGTGGGACAACTATCGTCGTGACGAACACAGTGGCTGCTGCCGTATTTGTTGGATTTCTTTTCCTTACCGGGCATTTAAGTTTGTTTTCGATATTGTTGGCAATACTTTGTGCCCATGCATTTGGTGCTTTTTTTAGCAAAATTGCACAATATTATATCACAACAAGTCAAGACGTCAGTGGCATGACGATAGATGGGATAGAGGTTAGGTCAAATCCGATGAATTTTTTGGGGATGAAATTTATGATGCCTTCGGAGCTGTTTATTTCGACGAGACAGCCGGAAGATGGCCTAAGCGTTGAGGTGGTGGATTAG